aaagttattatagtttttttttacACAATTTAATATACTCAACTACGGTATTTTGGTAATATTACCaaaaaatattaatcaatctaatagcttttttaatgacataagtttataaatttagaagcttgaaaatcatgtcataaaatataaaattttaaccgGTAATAACGTTGATCATATTGGTTGACTTCCTGAATGAATACGATGCCAATAAATAAAACCGTTACAGTTAAATTTCAACAAAGACAAATCTCTATAAGTATTGCTATTATCAATGAATATTGTTCTACTTTTAAGACAAATACTATTTTTTTCACTGTATTTTCCAACTCGACAGGTCGAAAACTAATCCTCCACGGATTAAAACTCCATTTAATAAAGGTTTGTCGCTAGCCAATGAATTATTACATATACAATGCGAAATTCGAAATTCTAATACTTACTTAAATAGACGAGTGAGATGACCActcaatcaatccaaatcagttaaaataaatattaattatttttaatatttttaacattaaaaataattaaattttgattttaattataactttgtaaaatatttatagtaataattattatatatatctttTGTTTAAATCtttaagaatttaaaaatacatttaaattccTGACATTTTCAAAACTTAGACATATTAATTTCTCATGTTCATTTGGGTCTATCAgattcaataaaaaaatcaaatgtgACTCCCGTTGTATTATATTGACCTCATTGATATGAATGCAcatgtaaaaaaatttttaaaattgaataaattaaacTCAAAAATCGATATATCCATATTTTAAAAATGTCAAAAACTTAAATACAATGTCTAAATTAAAAATTGAGAGATCAATTTATCCTTTTGAAAACATTTTAAGTGCATTATTATAAGTACCGGTGTAccaattattttaaccgttgatctgaattataaaaaatatatataatatatattaattaaaattaaccttTAAAACAACTGGTGCCCTTGAAAGGTTTCCTATccttttcccttttatttacCCGTAGGAAGTCGAAGGCGAAGACTCCAAGGTGCATTAAAGAAACAGAGAGCGCTTagctgaaaaacagaaaaacgaCAACAACCAACCGCGAGTGACGTCGTTTCGGGGAAGGGCGATGGTGTTCGCTTCCAATCCCTTAGCCCTAAGCGTTCCCGAACCCGCCTTCGAATCCTGGCTTCGGGACTCCGGCTACCTCGAAGTCCTCGACCACAACACCTCCGctaccaccaccacctcctcctcctcctcttcctccttcacTGNNNNNNNNNNNNNNNNNNNNNNNNNNNNNNNNNNNNNNNNNNNNNNNNNNNNNNNNNNNNNNNNNNNNNNNNNNNNNNNNNNNNNNNNNNNNNNNNNNNNNNNNNNNNNNNNNNNNNNNNNNNNNNNNNNNNNNNNNNNNNNNNNNNNNNNNNNNNNNNNNNNNNNNNNNNNNNNNNNNNNNNNNNNNNNNNNNNNNNNNNNNNNNNNNNNNNNNNNNNNNNNNNNNNNNNNNNNNNNNNNCcattctcttctctctcctcacGCTCAACCCCCTCTCCAAGCTCGCCGCCGAAGACTTCGCCGGCGACACTCCGTCGTGGTCACGCGCCTTCGTCGGCTTCTCCGGGTCCTACTCCTTCCCTTCTTCGTCCGCCCAGGCGCGATTGAGGGTTCACGAGAACGTTAAGCGCTATGCTCGTAACTATGCTTATTTGTTCATCCTCTTCTTCGCTTGCGCCTTGTGAGTGGGATTCTTTTGGTCTTTGCTGTTTTGTGGTTAAGATTGAGTTGGGTGGGTGTGGTTTTTTGGGGGAAAATTCTGTTTCTTTATGCTTATCTATGCAGATTGTGCATATGAATGTGTGATGATGCTCTGAGTTGCACAATTTTAGTagttttttgttattattattattttttaggtgCTTGTGGTTAATGTGTTTAAAGTGGCCaaatttggatttttagttcaGGGGTATACTTCTAATTTTTGTAAATTTTGTGCAACATGTTATTGATATTTTTAATGAAGTTAGAATTGGGGTATTTCTTGTATTAAGTGGATGCTTCATGGTTGGTTGCTATCTTCTGTTTCTCATAATGTGGTTTTAGCAGTTTGGTGCTTTTTCTTTCCTGTGGTGTCTTAATCTGCCTCTTGTTGAGTTGTTGTATTGCTTTTTGCTTCTGTTGTTTGATTTGAATGTGTTTTTCTTTAATGGTTTGCAGGTATCAGATGCCAATTGCTCTTGTTGGGTTGATATCATGTTTGGCAATTTGGGATTTCTTCAAGTATTTCAATGACAGATGGCAATTGGATCAATATCCTATAACTCGGCAGTGTTTGCTTCGCCTAGCCCAATGCGGTGAGCTATAATTTCTACTGGCTTAACTAGATAATGGGTGAAAAACAAATATTTTTCTTATGAATTCTATGAGTTTTATTGGGAATGTAACTGTAACATTCAAAGATAGGTATGTGCTGCTTGGCTTGGCTTGGCTTGAATTAGAGGTTAATATGTAAACAGAAGTTAGTATCCAGCAAAACCACAGCCAAGGGAATGGGTTTGGCGGAATCAGCGGGGTATACAGAGAACAAACACAACATGAAAATCTCAAACTATTCCCTGTGCAGCATATGAAATAACTTTTGTGGCATTCTCTTGCATAGAAATAACTTTCTACTGAGCTCATATGACATCCCTTAGTTTCTGCATACATTATCTTTTGGTCCCCGATGAAATTTTGGGGGAACAAATTAGTCTATTGGGACTTGGAAACCTTTGAGTAGTCCCTCACCATTAAAAGGGAGAGATATTAGTTTCTTTTGTGTGTTGAGAGAGTTACatggaatttattttttttttaaaaaagatctttAGATGCTAACTAAATGGGCATTTAATCTTTCATATATTCATATGTATGTGTATGCTGAGGTAACTGGTGTCTGTAGTACATTGTTTGTGAATATTTTAGAACAATTTATCTAACTCAGGTTTGGATCTTATGTTCTGCAGTAACAGCAGTTATTCTAATTTATTCCAATGTCCAAGTGGCCCTCTTTTGTGCCTTAAGTGTCAGCTACGCAAGTGAGTGTTTCTGAGTTCATAGTCCTTTTGCTACCTCATTTCTTTTATCTTGTCTCCTATATCTAAAAGATTACTGAAAGAAGGTTCAAAAACTCTGTAGGCATGATTCTGCATGCTGCATTTAGGAAGTTGACCCCCGCAAAGCAATTGCCGCCCGTCGGCAGGGGTAGGTGATTGATCAATCAGAGAAAACAGCGAAGCACCCACCTTCATCAAGCACATTTTACTCCGATGATTCAGTTGCAAGGGGCTTTGGCTCAGATTATAGAAGGATTATGCAAGTGCAGAATTAGGGGGACAGTTAGTATCTTAGGTTTTGGATAGTAGGCCTTTTCCTCCCAAGTCCCAAGGATATGGGGCTCAGGGCCTCCTTATCTCTGTAGAGAAGCTTATAATCAGCAGGTTGGCGCCTTTCATGAGTCAGGAATCCAATTTTCGTACTTTCTTAGTATTTAATTTTGTATATCTTGTTTAGTTTTTAAGTGCTAGACAAATAAActtgaaagaaatttgaaaatttggaaaTTTTGATGTATACAAGAACTTTGGCATACTGATAAGATGAGatcatttatatattttatttgtattCATTTTACTCTCTTCTGTTAAGGTTATGCACATTTTTCTACCTTTAAACGAGGTGTGAGATTTTTATATTTACATAAGACGAGTCTTAAAATATTAGATGTTCACGTATGGCGTTGTGGTTGTGTGGTATGAGATATTCCGCTCTCTTCAACCGtttagatataatttaaaaggGATAAGGATTGTTTTGGTTAATCCCCAACGAGCCACCGCGACCACCTTTTCCTCtctcccctttcttcttcctcttctctcatcTCTTCTCTGTCCCCTTGTCCCACTCTCCTCTCCTTTGCCACCGAACAGCCGCCGTGCCTCTCAGTGACGGCGTTGCTACCCAACCTTTGCCACTGTGTCCTTATTGGCGTCCCAACCCGTCACCACCCCCTATCCGAACCCTAACCCAACCAACCACCCCCGCGACCCTCTACCCTCATCTCCCCCTTGCATCTCCTCTCAGCGTCGAACCACCATCGCGAACCAACCTCCCCATGGCCGAACCACTGACCCGTAGCCTCCACCATCGACGAGCCATGGCGACACAACCCAGCGCCGCCATGGCGTCCAGGCCCCTCCCCTTCGTGCGAAGCCCTTTCCCCTTCCCCTTGCTCCATCGCTCCTCCCACTGTCTTCGAAGATTAGAACAGGGCAAAACCCCTGTTTCCATTTCACTGCGTACTGACCGCTGCCACGTCGCCAGCGCCACCACCAGGCCAGCTAAGTTGCTCCACCCGTTCCTCACCACCATGTTTCCTTCTCCTTCCTGCTTCAATTTTCTGCTTCCCAGgtctcaatttttttcttttttgtttattctgttggtgttggtggtggtgctggtgctggtggtggtactggtggtggtggtggtgtttggtgttggtggtggtggaggaggtaattgtgctggtagtggtgagggtatttttgtccgaaaaaaaattaaaaggacgattttaatatgaaaaaaacgttaaggatgattttaaatggAAATTACAttgggacggtttcgattctgatCCTCAACGTTAGGGATCAAAATAATATTTATCCATAATTTAAAATGATGGAATGGTGAGGATTGGGGGCATGTGGCCTTCGGTGGAGGAGACTCTGTAGTATTTATGTTGGAGCTTCAACGGGGTTGAAAAGTTATGCTTTGTTTGTTTCTGGTTAGTTTGGAGCTTCGATAGTACTGCCCTCAACCGGCAATTCGTCTTCTTCAAAGGGTGTCTCTTCTGTCTCACCCTCCCTCATGTGCCtttgttcttgttctttaagattttcGCACATGTGCCTATGTACTTGTTCTTCAAGATTTTCACAGATGGAGAACAACCACCGATGCCCTCTCTACATTTTCGTTTGTGTTTGGATTATAGTTTGTAAATGGGAATTTGTATAAAAGTAATTTTGcgttaacgtgatttatgtttagcaatctttatatcaaaatggattatagtaaaataaatattgtttggaaTATATTACTCAAAAtaacttttagatgaaaaattattaaaagagacatcaatttaaata
The DNA window shown above is from Arachis ipaensis cultivar K30076 chromosome B08, Araip1.1, whole genome shotgun sequence and carries:
- the LOC107610789 gene encoding PRA1 family protein H — translated: MVFASNPLALSVPEPAFESWLRDSGYLEVLDHNTSATTTTSSSSSSSFFSLLTLNPLSKLAAEDFAGDTPSWSRAFVGFSGSYSFPSSSAQARLRVHENVKRYARNYAYLFILFFACALYQMPIALVGLISCLAIWDFFKYFNDRWQLDQYPITRQCLLRLAQCVTAVILIYSNVQVALFCALSVSYASMILHAAFRKLTPAKQLPPVGRGR